The nucleotide sequence GGTGACCGGCGGCGAGTCCGCCGAACTCGCCCTGGCGCTCTGGGTGATGGGCGAGTCCGACCGCGCCCTCGACATCCTCCAGTCCATCCAGCACCTCCGCGACGCCGACTCCGGCCTGTACTGGACGGGTTACGTCTACGAGGACCAGGCAGTCTGGCCCGAGGAGCTGACCTCCTGGACCGCCGGATCCCTGTTGCTTGCCGTGGCCGCGCTGGGCGGCGACGAGGCGACGTGTGCGGTCTTCGGCGGTGAGCGGTTGCCGCGCGGCTTGGACGACTTCGACGAATCGGAGTGCTGCTGAGGGGCGTGTGCGGGTCCGGTGGGGCCGCACACACCCCTCAATGGCGGTGCATCCCCTCAACGGCGGTGCATCCGCTCAATGGCGGTGCATCCGGTTGGCGATCGCATGCCCCACGAACAGGTAGACCACGGCCGCCAGGCCATAGCCGGCCACCACCCGCGCCCACTGCTCGTCGAAGGTGAACAGGTCGTGCGACCAGCCGGCGAGCCAGCGGGCCGCGTCATGGATGAACTGCACGAAGTCGTTCGTGCCGTTCGCATCCAACAGGTACATCAGGATCCACAGGCCGAGGATGAAGGCCATGATGTCGGCGACGATGGCTATGACCCGGCCGGCCTGGTTGGAGCCGCTGTATCGAGACATGCCGGACGGGTTGCCCTTTTGCCCCCGATGAAACCTCGGCCGTCCGTCGACGGCCCTCGCCGGACTAGGAGTTGAGCTCCGCCAGTACCCGCAACGTGTGCGGATCAGGGGCGAGCACCAGCAGGTCCGTCACCGGCCCCTTCCGCCACAACTCCAGCCGCTCCGCGATCCGTTCGCGCGGCCCGACCAGCGAGATCTCGTCGGCGAAGGCGTCCGGCACGGCGAGTACGGCCTCCTCGCGCCGCCCGTCGAGAAAGAGCCGCTGGATGTGCCGGGCCTCTTCCGCGTACCCCATGCGGGCCATGAGATCGGCGTGGAAGTTGCGCTTGGCGTGCCCCATCCCGCCGATGTAGAAGCCCAGCATGGCCTTGACGGGCAGCAGCCCCTCGGTGACGTCGTCGCAGACCTTCGCCCGTGCCATGGGCGCGATGAGGAAGTCGTCGGGCACCTCGGTCAGCGACGCCTCGTAGACGTCGGTCCGCGTCGGCGACCAGTACAACGGCAGCCAGCCGTCCGCGATCCGGGCCGTCTGCGCGATGTTCTTCGGCCCTTCGGCGCCGAGCAGGACGGGCAGATCCGCGCGGAGGGGGTGGGTGATGGACTTCAGCGCCCTGCCGATGCCGGTGCCGTCCGGGCCGTCGTACGGGAGGGGGTGGAAGCGCCCCGGCAGCTCGACGGGGGCCTCACGCCTGAGGACTTGGCGTACGACGTCGACGTACTCCCGGGTCGCGGTCAGCGGGGACCTCGGGAACGGGCGTCCGTACCAGCCCTCGACGACCTGCGGCCCGGAGAGCCCGAGCCCGAGGAGGGCGCGCCCGCCGGAGAGGTGGTCCAGGGTCAGCGCGTGCATCGCGGTCGTGGTGGGCGACCGGGCGGCCATCTGCGCAACGGCCGTGCCCAGCTTGATCCTTGAGGTGTGCGCGGCGATCCAGGTGAGCGGCGTGAAGGCGTCCGAGCCCCAGGACTCGGCGGTCCACACCGAGTCGTAGCCGAGCCGCTCCGCCTCCTGGGCGAGCGGGACGTGGTCCGCGGAGGGGCCGCGCCCCCAGTAACCGAGTGCCAGACCGAGCCGCATACGCCTGCCTCCTGACGGTGTGTCAGCTGTTCGGGCGGGAGGCGACTGTACGACAACGGCCCCCCGCTCGGAAGAGCGAGGGGCCGGTCGTAGAGCTCTGTGTGGATCTGTACCGCTTCTTATGACTTCTTATGGCTTCGTATGACTTCGTGCGGCTCCGTGCGGAGAGGTGATCAGCCGCGCTGGATGCCGCTGGTGTCCTGCAGGACGCCACGGCGGCCGTCCTGAGTCTGGGCCACCAGGTTGGGGCCGCGCTGCTCGACCGCCAGGTACCAGGTGCCCGGCGCCAGTTCGGCGATGGCCGACTGCGAACCGTCCTCGGCGAACAGTGGACGGGCCACCGGCACCGCGAACCAGAACGGCGAGAAGTCACCGGCCGGCGGCTGCGGGGCCGCCGCCTGCTGCTGCGGAGCGCCACCGAACGGCGCGCCCGGACCCGGCTGACCCGGACCCGGCTGACCGGGTCCCGGCTGACCGGGCTGCGGCTGACCCGCACCGAAGGGCGCCGGCGCACCGGCACCCGGGTAGCCGTAACCACCGGGCGGCTGGGCGCCGTACGGCAGCGGGGCGGCCGGACGCGGGGCGCCGACCAGGGCGGCCTTGAGGGCGGGGACGAGGGGGGTGGCGACGGCCGCGGCGGCCAGGAGCAGGGCGGCGATCAGGCCGAGGATGAGGCCGGCGCCGGAGTCGGGCTCGGAGCCGCCGAAGCTGCCGAAGAGGTCCTCCATCGCTCCGAACGGGTCGATGATCGACCAGAACGAGGTCCAGGCGGCGAAGATCGTCAGAGCCACCCCGAGCTGTCCCAGGTCGAGACCGACGACCTTGGGCGGCTGCGGCAGCGCACGGGCGAGGACGATCAGCACCGCACCGATGATGCCGCCGACGTACATGCTCATCACCAAGCCGAGGTTGTCCCAGGCATTGGGGATGTCGTCGCCGGAGCCGTCGAACGTGTCGAGGAACGACGCGATGAACAGCAATACCGCTGCTCCGATCACGACGCCGTCGCCTCTGGTGAGGGAGCGGATATTCACTTCAGGTCCTTCGTCAGTCGTCTCGTCATCGGTGGAGGCGTCGCCGTCACCATGTCGCCGTCAGGCCGTGGTGGGATGCGCGGGGGTGGCCCCTCATCGTAAGGACGACCATATCGTCCGACCGACTTGGGTGTCCGCCGTGATCATCTCGATGATCACGACCCGCCCGCTACCCTCGCAGAAAACTCACGATTTCCTCAGAGTTCCCCCGCGCCGCTTTCTGCCGCCAGGCACCGCTGGTCAACGGTGCCTGGTCATGGATATCGCGCTTCGTGGCGCGCACGACGAACACGGCGGGAACCGTTGACAGATTGAGACCGCCCGCACTTCATTCCGTGGTACTTCGGGTTAGCGGCCTGAGTTCCGCGAAGGGGAGAGTTGTTCAATTTTCGAGGAAGCTCGCGATGCCGTCGGAGATTCCCTGGGCCGCTTTCTGGCGCCAGGCTCCGCTGGTGAGCTGGGCCGCGTCCTTGCTGTCACGCATGTTGCCGCACTCGATGAACACCTTCGGGACGGTGGAGAGGTTGAGGCCGCCGAGGTCGGTGCGGGTGACCATGCCGGTGCCGTCGCCGACGTAGTTGGAGGGGGCGCTGCCGGTGGCGCGGACGAAGAAGCCGGTGATGCGCTCGCCGAGGTCGCGGGAGGGGGCGACGATGGGCCGGGTGTCGGCGGCGCCCTCGTTCACCGAACCCGGCAGGATCACATGGAAGCCGCGGTTGCCGGCGCCGGAGCCGTCCGCGTGGATCGACACCACCGCGTCCGCCTTCGCCTCGTTGCCGATCCGTGCCCGCTCGTCGATGCACGGACCCCAGGCCCGACCGCCGTCCTGTGTGAACTTCACCGTGGCGCCCTCCTGTTCGAGGAGCGTCCGCAGCCGCCGGGAGACGTCCAGCGTGAACTTGGCTTCCGTGTAGCCGTCGTTGGTCGTCGTCCCCGTGGTGTCGCATTCCTTCGCGTTCGTCCCGATGTTCACCTTGCGGTTGATCTCGGTCGTGTGCTGGAAGTTGCCGGGGTTGTGACCCGGGTCGATGACGACGACCTTGCCCTTGAGGGGGCCGGTGGCGGCGGGCGCGGAGGAGGAACCGGAGGGGCTCGCCTTCTCGCCGTCCGCACCGTCCTTCGCGTCCTTGCCGTCGTCGGAGGCGGTCGGCCCGCCGGACGGGTCGGGGGAGGTCGGCGGAGTGGTCGCCGACCGGGTCTGCGGGCCCGCCACGCCGCCCGACCCACCGTCCCCGCCCCCGGAGTCCCCGACGGCCTGCCAGACCCCCCATCCGGCCACCGCCCCCACCACGACCGCGGCCACCGCCACGGTCATCGGACGGCGAAGCGCGGAACGGCGGGGCTGGGGCGGATCGAAGTCCGGGCCTACGTACGACACGCCTGCCACCTTACGGGTCGGGCCCCGGACGGACAGCCGCCCCCGCTCCGCGTGGCAGCTGATGCCACGCTCCGGAGGCGTGTGGCCGTCCTCGCCCGTGTCCCGGCTGCGTCCCCACCCGCGTTCCCGCTCGGAGCCTCGCCCCGGGCTCCGCTCGTCGGCCCGCCACCAGCCCCCTGCTCCGGGAGAGCCCCCTGAAGGCCCGTCGTCGCCGCGGCTCGCGCATACGGCAACGGCATACGAAGGCATCCCCGCCCCGCCCGTTCTCCCATCGAGCCGACCGACCGATCGACCGGCCGTCGCCCCCGTGATCGTCGTCTGGCGGCCGTCGTCCGCCTGCCCGTCCGGTACACGGGCAGGCGGACGACGGCCGCCGGG is from Streptomyces sp. NBC_01314 and encodes:
- a CDS encoding N-acetylmuramoyl-L-alanine amidase; the encoded protein is MSYVGPDFDPPQPRRSALRRPMTVAVAAVVVGAVAGWGVWQAVGDSGGGDGGSGGVAGPQTRSATTPPTSPDPSGGPTASDDGKDAKDGADGEKASPSGSSSAPAATGPLKGKVVVIDPGHNPGNFQHTTEINRKVNIGTNAKECDTTGTTTNDGYTEAKFTLDVSRRLRTLLEQEGATVKFTQDGGRAWGPCIDERARIGNEAKADAVVSIHADGSGAGNRGFHVILPGSVNEGAADTRPIVAPSRDLGERITGFFVRATGSAPSNYVGDGTGMVTRTDLGGLNLSTVPKVFIECGNMRDSKDAAQLTSGAWRQKAAQGISDGIASFLEN
- a CDS encoding LLM class F420-dependent oxidoreductase; this encodes MRLGLALGYWGRGPSADHVPLAQEAERLGYDSVWTAESWGSDAFTPLTWIAAHTSRIKLGTAVAQMAARSPTTTAMHALTLDHLSGGRALLGLGLSGPQVVEGWYGRPFPRSPLTATREYVDVVRQVLRREAPVELPGRFHPLPYDGPDGTGIGRALKSITHPLRADLPVLLGAEGPKNIAQTARIADGWLPLYWSPTRTDVYEASLTEVPDDFLIAPMARAKVCDDVTEGLLPVKAMLGFYIGGMGHAKRNFHADLMARMGYAEEARHIQRLFLDGRREEAVLAVPDAFADEISLVGPRERIAERLELWRKGPVTDLLVLAPDPHTLRVLAELNS